The following are encoded together in the Thermococcus sibiricus MM 739 genome:
- a CDS encoding monovalent cation/H+ antiporter subunit E gives MSFTTSFLWSLIVYLVLTAGSGSVLLWSPEELIAGIVIAALIGYATRNIMSERLDYFFNPKRWVLFIIYALGPFFLAMARANLDVAYRVITGKIRPGIVKISPNLTRDESRTLLANSITLTPGTFTLEIDEEGNFYVHWINVPPGKEKPTPEELCGYLPKWARRIGE, from the coding sequence ATGTCCTTTACAACATCTTTCCTTTGGTCGTTAATTGTGTACCTTGTCTTGACTGCAGGTTCGGGCAGTGTTTTACTATGGAGTCCAGAAGAGCTAATAGCTGGTATTGTGATAGCAGCACTAATAGGTTATGCCACGAGGAATATAATGAGTGAAAGACTGGATTATTTCTTTAATCCAAAGAGGTGGGTGCTTTTTATCATATATGCTTTAGGACCATTTTTCCTTGCTATGGCAAGAGCAAACCTCGACGTCGCATATAGAGTTATCACCGGTAAGATAAGACCAGGGATTGTCAAAATTTCTCCAAACCTAACTAGAGATGAAAGCAGAACACTCTTAGCAAACTCAATAACTCTAACACCAGGAACATTCACTCTAGAGATCGATGAAGAGGGTAATTTCTATGTTCATTGGATTAATGTACCTCCCGGAAAAGAAAAACCAACTCCTGAAGAACTTTGTGGATATTTGCCAAAATGGGCAAGGAGGATTGGAGAATGA